One genomic window of Paenibacillus xylanilyticus includes the following:
- the glyA gene encoding serine hydroxymethyltransferase: MEQLRKNDPAVLEAMNLELKRQQNNIELIASENIVSEAVIEALGSVLTNKYAEGYPGKRYYGGCEHVDVVEDIARDRAKELFGAEHVNVQPHSGAQANMAVYLAALKPGDTVLGMNLAHGGHLTHGSPVNASGLLYNFVAYGVQEDTFLIDYDEVRKAAFKHRPRLIVAGASAYPRTIDFEKLASIANDVGALFMVDMAHIAGLVAAGLHPSPVPHAHFVTTTTHKTLRGPRGGMILCRKSWAAAIDKAVFPGSQGGPLMHVIASKAVALGEALQPSFKTYAQNVVKNAQVLAETLIAEGLNIVSGGTDNHLMLIDTRSVNITGKEAEHVLDSIGITVNKNAIPFDPTSPFVTSGIRIGTPAATSRGMNEEAMVAIGKIIAKTLKNPRDTAKLDEARAEVTALTDQFPLYTDLKY, translated from the coding sequence ATGGAACAATTGCGTAAGAATGACCCTGCAGTACTTGAAGCGATGAATTTGGAATTGAAACGCCAACAGAACAACATTGAGCTGATTGCATCCGAGAACATCGTAAGTGAAGCGGTAATTGAGGCACTTGGATCTGTACTGACAAACAAGTACGCTGAAGGATACCCAGGCAAACGTTATTATGGTGGCTGCGAGCATGTGGATGTCGTGGAAGATATCGCACGTGACCGCGCGAAGGAACTGTTTGGAGCTGAGCACGTAAACGTACAGCCTCACTCCGGAGCACAAGCGAATATGGCAGTATATCTTGCCGCATTGAAACCTGGTGACACGGTGCTGGGCATGAACCTTGCTCATGGTGGACACCTGACTCACGGCAGCCCGGTGAATGCATCTGGTTTGCTCTACAACTTCGTGGCCTATGGCGTACAGGAAGATACATTCCTGATCGATTACGATGAAGTGCGCAAAGCAGCGTTCAAGCACCGTCCTCGTCTGATTGTTGCAGGCGCAAGTGCATACCCGCGTACGATTGATTTTGAAAAACTCGCTTCCATCGCAAACGATGTAGGTGCATTGTTCATGGTGGACATGGCCCACATTGCAGGACTGGTTGCTGCCGGATTGCATCCGAGCCCGGTTCCGCATGCCCATTTCGTAACAACGACAACACACAAAACGCTGCGCGGACCTCGTGGCGGTATGATCCTGTGCCGCAAATCCTGGGCAGCTGCGATCGATAAAGCGGTATTCCCAGGTTCCCAAGGTGGACCTTTGATGCACGTTATTGCTTCCAAAGCGGTAGCTCTGGGTGAAGCCCTGCAGCCTTCGTTCAAAACTTATGCACAAAACGTAGTGAAGAACGCTCAGGTTTTGGCTGAAACACTGATTGCCGAAGGACTGAACATTGTATCCGGCGGTACAGACAACCACTTGATGCTGATCGACACTCGCAGCGTGAACATCACAGGTAAGGAAGCTGAGCATGTGCTTGATTCCATCGGTATTACCGTGAACAAAAATGCAATTCCATTTGATCCGACCAGCCCGTTTGTAACGAGCGGCATTCGTATTGGTACTCCGGCAGCTACTTCCCGTGGCATGAACGAAGAAGCCATGGTTGCTATCGGTAAAATCATTGCAAAAACATTGAAAAATCCTAGAGATACAGCGAAGCTGGATGAGGCTCGCGCGGAAGTAACGGCTCTGACAGACCAATTCCCGCTGTACACAGATCTGAAATACTAG
- the spoIIR gene encoding stage II sporulation protein R, with product MSRRTVKQMGLIIVCLMMIIMMWEGQKTDAAVAATAIPEQSIRLRILANSDAPGDQLVKREIRDAVVAQMSEWVTELDNPQSLDDARHVIREHLSEIEDRVGEELASRGLDYAYQVELGVVPFPTKLYGGTVYPAGDYEAVRITLGEGKGQNWWCVLFPPLCFIDASTGDALANPSTVSAAAAAEPGDAEASVQGATPEARFFLVDLAVKLWDWVAGLFA from the coding sequence ATGAGCAGAAGAACAGTGAAACAAATGGGACTTATTATCGTTTGTCTTATGATGATTATTATGATGTGGGAAGGTCAGAAGACGGATGCAGCTGTAGCCGCTACAGCAATTCCGGAGCAATCCATCCGTTTGCGGATTCTAGCGAATTCGGATGCGCCAGGGGACCAACTGGTGAAACGCGAGATTCGGGATGCTGTGGTTGCCCAGATGAGTGAGTGGGTTACAGAGCTGGATAATCCGCAAAGTCTGGATGATGCACGCCATGTCATTCGTGAGCATTTGTCTGAAATCGAAGATCGGGTGGGAGAAGAGCTGGCCAGCCGTGGACTGGACTATGCATACCAAGTGGAGCTTGGTGTCGTTCCGTTCCCTACCAAACTATATGGAGGCACGGTATATCCTGCAGGTGATTATGAAGCAGTGCGTATAACACTGGGAGAAGGAAAAGGTCAGAATTGGTGGTGTGTGCTGTTTCCGCCATTATGCTTCATTGATGCAAGCACAGGGGATGCACTGGCAAATCCGTCTACGGTATCTGCAGCGGCAGCTGCTGAGCCTGGAGATGCTGAAGCATCTGTCCAGGGAGCAACACCAGAAGCACGTTTTTTCCTGGTGGATCTGGCGGTTAAACTATGGGATTGGGTAGCCGGATTGTTTGCATAA
- a CDS encoding manganese efflux pump MntP family protein has product MWDVSAHLGQLVTILIMAVALGLDAFSLGIGIGMKGIRLRDVLRISLVTALFHVIMPLIGMYTGKYVSSLLGDITTYAAGGLLVLLGGHMILNAFREGDTKLVDHRSMLGVILFSLSVSVDSFSVGVSLGMFSSDLVLTVLAFGACGGIMSVMGLLLGRRVSQNLGDYGEAIGGAILLAFGLLFIF; this is encoded by the coding sequence ATGTGGGATGTGTCTGCCCATTTGGGGCAGTTGGTAACCATTTTGATCATGGCCGTCGCCCTTGGGCTGGATGCCTTCTCGCTGGGCATTGGGATTGGCATGAAAGGCATTCGTTTGCGTGATGTGCTGCGAATCAGCTTGGTTACGGCCTTGTTTCATGTCATCATGCCGCTGATCGGCATGTACACGGGAAAATACGTCAGCTCTCTCTTGGGAGATATTACGACGTATGCCGCAGGCGGATTGCTCGTTCTGCTTGGGGGTCACATGATTCTGAATGCATTTCGTGAAGGTGACACCAAGCTGGTGGACCATCGCTCCATGCTCGGTGTGATACTGTTTTCACTCAGTGTAAGCGTGGATTCGTTTTCCGTTGGGGTGTCCCTCGGCATGTTTAGCAGTGATCTGGTGCTGACGGTACTTGCCTTTGGTGCATGCGGTGGAATCATGTCCGTCATGGGTCTGCTGCTGGGAAGACGAGTGAGCCAGAACCTTGGTGATTATGGTGAAGCGATTGGTGGAGCCATCCTGCTTGCGTTTGGACTGTTGTTTATTTTTTAA
- a CDS encoding L-threonylcarbamoyladenylate synthase, giving the protein MSREQDQYTGNKDSGNPEGLLTSVWDVRALMSEKQPHVVGNLVMGEPEGQGSDEKKKSAYQQALADLQTAAAYIRQGQTVAFPTETVYGLGADARSTTAVEAIFEAKGRPSDNPLIVHIAHRDQLDSLVTEVNEAAEALIKAFWPGPLTIVLPVKPGAVSPRVTAGLDTVGVRMPDHPVALQLLAAAACPVAAPSANRSGRPSPTLASHVSEDLAGRIGGIVDGGPTGVGVESTVVQVGDDGTVTILRPGGITAEQLSAVAAHVATDPAILAGGSEGEGSLAPRSPGMKYTHYAPAGSLCVVEGPPPAVAAWISAALAEAAQRGERTAVLAFAEHAEQYRADAVFSLGNASELEEAARRLYAALRSCDEQGATYIVAEACSREGLGAAVMNRLLKAAGHQLIQVGDQ; this is encoded by the coding sequence ATGAGTAGAGAACAAGACCAATACACAGGAAACAAAGATTCGGGAAACCCAGAAGGATTGCTTACCTCGGTGTGGGATGTCAGAGCATTGATGAGTGAGAAACAGCCGCATGTTGTGGGTAATTTGGTTATGGGTGAACCTGAGGGACAGGGATCTGATGAGAAAAAAAAGAGCGCCTATCAGCAGGCACTCGCTGACTTGCAGACTGCTGCTGCCTACATTCGTCAGGGCCAGACCGTTGCGTTCCCGACGGAGACGGTATACGGTTTGGGCGCGGATGCGCGCAGTACAACCGCGGTAGAGGCTATATTTGAAGCCAAAGGCCGCCCGTCAGACAATCCGCTCATTGTGCATATTGCACATCGCGATCAGCTGGATTCACTGGTTACGGAAGTGAATGAGGCGGCAGAAGCGCTGATCAAAGCCTTTTGGCCAGGGCCGCTCACGATTGTGCTGCCTGTTAAACCAGGCGCCGTATCCCCGCGGGTTACGGCTGGCTTGGACACGGTGGGTGTTCGCATGCCGGATCACCCGGTTGCTCTACAGCTGCTCGCAGCAGCGGCGTGCCCAGTGGCTGCGCCAAGCGCTAACCGCTCCGGGCGGCCAAGCCCGACGCTCGCTTCACATGTGAGCGAGGATCTGGCTGGCCGCATCGGCGGCATCGTGGACGGCGGCCCCACGGGTGTGGGCGTCGAGTCCACGGTAGTGCAGGTCGGTGACGACGGTACCGTCACCATCCTGCGCCCTGGCGGCATTACGGCGGAGCAGTTGTCCGCCGTTGCCGCCCATGTCGCCACGGACCCGGCGATTCTCGCGGGTGGGTCCGAAGGCGAAGGCAGCCTGGCGCCGCGCTCGCCGGGCATGAAGTACACGCACTATGCGCCCGCAGGGTCGCTGTGCGTGGTAGAGGGGCCGCCGCCAGCCGTGGCGGCCTGGATCAGCGCCGCCCTCGCGGAGGCGGCGCAGCGCGGAGAGCGCACCGCGGTGCTGGCGTTCGCCGAGCACGCGGAGCAGTACCGCGCCGATGCCGTATTCTCGCTGGGCAATGCCAGCGAGCTTGAAGAAGCAGCGCGCCGGCTGTATGCCGCGCTGCGCAGCTGCGATGAGCAGGGCGCCACATACATTGTGGCTGAAGCCTGCTCACGCGAAGGGCTGGGAGCAGCCGTTATGAATCGGCTGCTCAAAGCTGCTGGTCACCAACTTATACAGGTTGGTGACCAGTAA
- a CDS encoding FtsW/RodA/SpoVE family cell cycle protein yields the protein MLHKFKKIDYSIVFILVILMVISILSIYSTTFGRPKLEGLTQSSIMYYILGFVVFFGMSMINYKFIIKNYLYIYGVGMLLLIFVMFFGKEYYGAKGWLSIFGVSLQPAELFKLCLIVFLSALLARKKNRPLYFGRDVIPVSLCVLPPLLLVLLQNDLGNALSYVIILVGLLWIGNIKFSHALIGFVIAVAAFVGGIQAYIHYHDEIVKFLKDVGRSHWADRFDPWLVPDQTSRDVLWQTYNAKLAIGSGGISGKGYLEGTTIQSNRVPLAYADSIFVQIGEEFGFVGASVLLLLYFILIHRLVLIALECKDRAGPYLIVGIIAMLLYQIFVNIGPFIGLMPLTGITLPFISSGGTSIMINMISMGIVMSIKVHTEENEDILGSAEQPGITDIVLKLFRRKPSQQEQ from the coding sequence ATGCTGCATAAATTCAAAAAGATAGACTACTCGATTGTTTTTATATTGGTTATATTGATGGTTATCAGTATTTTGTCGATTTATAGTACGACCTTTGGCAGGCCAAAGCTCGAGGGACTCACGCAAAGTTCCATTATGTATTATATTTTGGGCTTCGTGGTCTTTTTTGGAATGTCGATGATTAATTACAAATTCATCATCAAAAACTATCTGTATATCTATGGCGTAGGTATGCTCTTGCTTATTTTTGTTATGTTCTTTGGTAAAGAGTATTACGGGGCAAAGGGCTGGTTATCCATATTCGGTGTAAGTTTGCAGCCTGCTGAATTGTTCAAGCTATGCCTGATTGTGTTCTTGTCCGCCTTATTGGCCCGAAAGAAGAATCGTCCGCTTTATTTTGGACGTGATGTCATTCCGGTCTCACTATGTGTTTTGCCGCCACTACTACTCGTTCTTCTTCAAAATGACTTGGGGAACGCACTGAGTTATGTAATTATTCTCGTGGGCCTGTTATGGATTGGTAATATTAAATTCTCTCATGCTCTTATTGGTTTTGTTATTGCAGTCGCTGCTTTTGTCGGCGGTATACAAGCTTATATTCATTATCATGACGAGATTGTTAAGTTTCTGAAGGATGTTGGGCGTTCACACTGGGCAGACCGTTTCGACCCATGGCTCGTGCCGGATCAGACCTCCAGAGACGTGCTCTGGCAGACCTATAACGCGAAGCTGGCGATTGGCTCTGGGGGCATTAGTGGTAAAGGATACTTGGAAGGTACAACGATTCAATCCAATCGGGTACCGCTGGCGTATGCCGACTCGATCTTTGTGCAGATTGGGGAGGAGTTTGGCTTTGTAGGAGCTTCAGTGCTGCTGCTGCTGTACTTTATTCTCATCCACAGGCTTGTACTTATCGCCCTCGAATGTAAAGATCGCGCAGGCCCTTACCTCATTGTCGGCATTATAGCCATGCTGCTTTACCAGATTTTTGTCAACATCGGTCCGTTTATTGGTCTGATGCCGCTGACCGGGATCACGCTGCCGTTTATCAGTTCGGGTGGTACGTCAATCATGATTAACATGATCAGTATGGGTATCGTAATGAGTATCAAGGTTCATACGGAAGAGAACGAGGATATTCTGGGCTCTGCAGAACAACCGGGAATTACGGATATCGTCCTCAAGTTGTTCAGAAGGAAACCGTCCCAGCAGGAACAGTAA
- the prmC gene encoding peptide chain release factor N(5)-glutamine methyltransferase — MTPEQSCREAFVEASSFLEKSGVYEPQNNARLLLEHVLGVYGAAYYMMQPEPFPSELRSRWEDAITRKAAGEPAQYIIGSQEFYGLPFEVTPAVLIPRPETELLVEAVLREADRVFPGGAPLAVDIGTGSGAIAVTIASQRPRWQVGAGDISAAALQVAARNAAANGVQIDFREGDLLAPFAGVRVDILVSNPPYIPAADIAGLQPEVRDHEPRTALDGGPDGLAPYRVMLEQLALLPAPPQVIGFELGQGQARDIAALLESAGHWPEIIIVPDLAGIERHVLGVRTSEQVTKM, encoded by the coding sequence ATGACGCCGGAACAGAGCTGTCGGGAAGCCTTCGTGGAGGCTTCCTCTTTTTTGGAAAAGAGCGGCGTGTACGAGCCGCAGAATAATGCCCGGCTGCTGCTGGAACATGTACTCGGCGTCTATGGCGCCGCGTATTACATGATGCAGCCGGAACCCTTCCCCAGCGAGCTGCGCAGCCGCTGGGAGGACGCAATCACGCGCAAGGCTGCGGGTGAGCCGGCGCAGTATATCATCGGCAGCCAGGAATTCTATGGGCTGCCGTTCGAGGTCACGCCGGCCGTGCTGATTCCGCGGCCGGAGACGGAGCTGCTGGTCGAGGCTGTGCTGCGCGAAGCCGACCGCGTGTTTCCCGGCGGCGCTCCGCTCGCCGTCGATATTGGCACGGGCAGCGGTGCGATCGCGGTGACGATCGCCTCGCAGCGCCCGCGCTGGCAGGTCGGCGCCGGAGATATCTCGGCGGCGGCGCTGCAAGTGGCCGCGCGGAACGCGGCCGCGAACGGGGTACAGATCGACTTCCGTGAAGGCGATCTGCTGGCCCCGTTCGCAGGGGTGCGGGTGGACATTCTGGTGTCCAACCCGCCATATATCCCGGCGGCGGATATCGCCGGGCTGCAGCCTGAGGTGCGCGATCATGAACCGCGCACGGCACTGGACGGCGGCCCGGACGGACTGGCACCGTACCGGGTCATGCTGGAACAGCTGGCACTGCTGCCGGCGCCGCCGCAGGTCATAGGTTTTGAACTCGGTCAGGGACAGGCTCGCGACATCGCCGCATTGCTTGAATCGGCCGGACACTGGCCGGAAATTATCATTGTTCCGGACCTTGCCGGGATCGAGCGGCATGTCCTGGGTGTTCGTACTTCGGAACAGGTGACGAAAATGTAA
- a CDS encoding FtsW/RodA/SpoVE family cell cycle protein, giving the protein MWRMLKKMDGVILFVLFLLMIASVFAIYSGTQTDATLARHHIKTMLFYIVGFVAVVGIGLVNYKLYVKYAFYLYALGIVLLVLVNFVGGPINNANGWIKLGDNLSFQPAELFKMILILFLAHLLVKRQRNTLRFWRDIIPIGCWAFVPFALVMIQNDLGNALGYVVILAAVLWIGNIKLKHAIIGLVIVAVTFFGFVKAYTTYHDEIFTFLEKVGREHWAERIDPWLVPEKATSKATWHTKNAGLAIGSGGIIGKGYLQGTSVQSGRVPYTYSDSIFVVIAEEFGFVGASVLLLLYFILIHRMVLIGMECKDRAGPVIIVGIIGMLLYQVFENIGAFLGLMPLTGITLPFISYGGTSLLINMACIGLVMSIKLYGDEEEDDLLLGEQKPGLPDRLLHLLRKEKSAL; this is encoded by the coding sequence ATGTGGAGAATGCTGAAAAAGATGGACGGTGTAATTCTGTTTGTATTGTTTTTGCTGATGATCGCAAGTGTGTTTGCCATTTATAGTGGTACGCAGACGGATGCTACTTTGGCCAGGCATCATATCAAAACCATGTTGTTTTATATCGTCGGATTTGTTGCAGTAGTGGGCATTGGACTAGTAAATTACAAGCTGTATGTGAAATATGCCTTTTATTTGTATGCCTTAGGCATCGTTTTGCTTGTTCTCGTCAACTTTGTGGGCGGACCTATTAATAATGCCAATGGCTGGATCAAGCTTGGGGACAATCTTTCGTTTCAACCTGCGGAGTTGTTCAAGATGATCCTGATTCTATTTCTCGCACATTTGCTTGTGAAACGCCAGCGAAACACGCTCCGGTTCTGGAGAGATATCATTCCCATCGGATGTTGGGCGTTCGTTCCGTTTGCACTCGTCATGATTCAGAATGATTTGGGCAACGCGCTGGGTTACGTCGTCATCTTGGCCGCGGTATTGTGGATCGGTAATATCAAGCTAAAACACGCAATCATTGGCCTTGTTATTGTAGCCGTAACTTTCTTTGGCTTCGTCAAAGCCTACACGACGTATCATGATGAAATCTTTACCTTTCTCGAGAAGGTAGGCCGTGAACACTGGGCGGAAAGGATAGATCCGTGGCTCGTACCGGAAAAGGCCACATCCAAGGCGACATGGCACACCAAAAATGCAGGCTTGGCTATAGGCTCCGGAGGCATTATCGGCAAAGGGTATTTGCAGGGAACTTCCGTCCAAAGTGGACGCGTGCCGTATACCTATTCGGATTCCATCTTTGTCGTTATCGCTGAGGAATTCGGTTTTGTAGGAGCGTCGGTGCTGTTACTGCTGTACTTCATTCTGATTCATCGTATGGTTCTGATCGGTATGGAATGCAAGGATCGGGCGGGACCGGTCATTATTGTAGGCATTATTGGCATGCTCTTATACCAAGTGTTTGAAAACATAGGTGCGTTCCTCGGACTGATGCCATTAACAGGGATTACCCTTCCGTTCATCAGTTATGGGGGGACTTCATTGCTCATTAATATGGCTTGTATCGGACTGGTCATGAGCATTAAATTATATGGAGATGAAGAGGAAGACGACCTGCTGCTTGGAGAGCAGAAGCCTGGTTTGCCAGACCGGTTACTGCATTTGCTGAGAAAAGAAAAGAGCGCGTTGTAA
- the prfA gene encoding peptide chain release factor 1, producing MLDKLQALADRYDKLSELLCDPDVASDNKKLREYSKEQSDLQPTYEAYNEYKQVSQDLEAAKEMQGEKLDDEMREMVKMEIEELSARQKELDELIRVLMLPKDPNDDKNVIVEIRGAAGGDEAALFAADLYRMYTRYADNQGWRVELMDANTNDVGGFKEVIFLINGRGAYSKMKYESGAHRVQRIPTTESGGRIHTSTSTVAVMPEAEDFDIEIHDKDIRVDTFCSSGAGGQSVNTTKSAVRVTHVPTGIVATCQDGKSQNSNKEKALQVLRTRIFDMMRQEEEAKIAGERKSKVGTGDRSERIRTYNFPQSRVTDHRIGLTMHKLDQVMNGEIEEILSALTIAEQTEMMDRGE from the coding sequence ATGTTGGATAAATTACAGGCATTGGCAGACCGTTATGACAAGCTTAGCGAGCTGCTCTGTGACCCGGATGTGGCAAGCGATAACAAAAAGCTGCGTGAATATTCCAAAGAGCAATCCGATCTGCAGCCGACGTACGAAGCATACAATGAGTACAAACAGGTGAGTCAGGATCTCGAAGCAGCCAAAGAAATGCAAGGCGAGAAGCTGGATGACGAGATGCGTGAAATGGTCAAAATGGAAATCGAAGAACTCAGCGCCCGTCAGAAAGAGCTGGACGAACTGATTCGTGTTCTCATGCTGCCGAAAGACCCGAATGACGACAAAAACGTCATCGTGGAAATTCGCGGAGCAGCGGGTGGAGATGAAGCGGCATTGTTTGCAGCGGATCTATACCGCATGTACACACGTTATGCCGACAATCAAGGCTGGCGCGTGGAATTGATGGATGCCAATACGAATGATGTCGGCGGATTCAAAGAGGTTATTTTCCTCATCAACGGCCGCGGTGCATACAGCAAAATGAAGTACGAGAGTGGTGCACACCGTGTACAACGTATCCCGACAACCGAATCAGGTGGACGGATTCATACTTCTACTTCAACGGTTGCCGTTATGCCAGAAGCTGAAGATTTCGATATTGAAATTCATGACAAAGACATTCGCGTGGATACGTTCTGTTCCAGCGGTGCCGGCGGACAGTCGGTTAACACGACGAAATCTGCTGTACGGGTCACGCACGTTCCAACCGGAATCGTAGCGACATGTCAGGATGGTAAATCGCAGAACTCGAATAAGGAAAAAGCGCTGCAAGTATTGCGTACCCGGATTTTCGATATGATGCGCCAGGAAGAAGAAGCGAAAATTGCTGGGGAACGTAAGAGTAAAGTGGGTACAGGGGACCGCAGTGAGCGGATTCGTACGTACAACTTCCCGCAAAGCCGCGTAACCGATCACCGCATTGGTCTGACCATGCACAAATTGGATCAGGTCATGAACGGAGAGATTGAAGAAATCCTGTCTGCGCTGACGATTGCCGAGCAGACGGAGATGATGGATAGAGGAGAATAA
- a CDS encoding low molecular weight protein arginine phosphatase encodes MKHILFVCTGNTCRSPMAEGLLRKLAAERGIQVEVRSAGVAAASGMPISRHAEAVLRDHQAEGPGHSTQLNASLIGWADLVLTLTRSHKQHVLQVFPDSVHKTYTLKEYVENDNQVLNDLQELDSLFATMELKRALGQEILASERERVIEIRQRIPSFDISDPFGGSRDDYNIAAAEIRTALDRLLDKLG; translated from the coding sequence ATGAAACATATTTTGTTTGTATGTACAGGTAATACGTGCCGCAGCCCCATGGCGGAGGGGCTTTTGCGCAAGCTGGCAGCGGAACGGGGCATTCAGGTAGAGGTTCGTTCTGCAGGTGTGGCGGCAGCATCGGGAATGCCAATTTCCCGTCATGCCGAAGCTGTATTAAGAGATCATCAGGCGGAAGGGCCTGGTCATTCCACACAGCTTAACGCGAGCCTGATTGGCTGGGCAGATTTGGTCCTTACGTTAACGCGAAGCCATAAACAGCATGTTCTGCAGGTTTTCCCGGATTCGGTACACAAGACGTACACGCTGAAAGAATATGTGGAGAATGATAATCAGGTTCTGAATGATCTTCAGGAACTGGACAGCCTGTTCGCCACAATGGAACTGAAGCGTGCACTCGGTCAGGAGATTCTGGCATCAGAGCGTGAACGCGTGATTGAGATCCGGCAGCGTATTCCAAGCTTTGATATATCTGACCCGTTTGGCGGCAGTCGTGATGATTACAATATCGCCGCTGCGGAGATCAGAACTGCACTGGATCGCCTTCTGGACAAGTTGGGATAA
- a CDS encoding TIGR01440 family protein gives MTIELDSDQPGLQEQTVTILRELALAGKLGPGQIVVIGTSTSEVAGQKIGTSGAVDVAQQLLAGIREVQQEFGFEPVFQCCEHLNRALVMERSLLTRLGLTEVGAVPVPKAGGSMASAAYRSLNDPCLAEHVHAHAGVDIGETMIGMHLRHVAVPFRTTLRYIGEARVTTALTRPKLIGGERAVYQMEEQPDSTFCD, from the coding sequence ATGACTATTGAGTTAGATTCGGATCAACCCGGATTGCAGGAACAGACCGTAACCATTCTGCGTGAACTGGCACTTGCCGGTAAGCTTGGACCTGGACAGATCGTTGTGATCGGTACAAGCACAAGCGAGGTTGCAGGCCAAAAGATTGGTACGAGTGGTGCCGTTGATGTAGCACAGCAGCTTCTTGCAGGGATTCGCGAGGTGCAGCAGGAATTTGGCTTCGAGCCTGTGTTTCAGTGCTGTGAACATTTGAACCGTGCACTCGTGATGGAGCGTTCACTGCTCACGCGTCTTGGTTTGACTGAAGTGGGTGCCGTACCGGTTCCCAAGGCAGGCGGTTCCATGGCATCTGCAGCATATCGTTCACTGAATGATCCTTGTCTGGCTGAACATGTGCATGCTCATGCAGGAGTGGATATCGGGGAAACGATGATTGGCATGCACTTGCGGCATGTGGCAGTCCCCTTCCGTACAACACTTCGCTACATCGGGGAAGCCCGTGTAACGACAGCGTTGACCCGACCGAAGCTGATTGGCGGCGAACGTGCGGTGTATCAGATGGAAGAGCAACCAGATTCGACATTTTGTGACTGA
- a CDS encoding SUKH-4 family immunity protein, whose translation MEDAVTRIPYDEAYVKAIHLPKEISDLLLVEGLPQFQDKGNDLLGVHFRPMPERGLIQVQHEDGFITLLPIGYEWEDTAALLGVETGTGAVYSVDASSGEHGLINTSLLRFLEFLQRYAQFIENFSEVHEPSVMTLEEVQAKLAAFQRGELIPGKKKVHGSGRKEAISELRAFFAEQDPGSLSNEESWWSLVLEQLEDGLL comes from the coding sequence ATGGAGGATGCAGTAACTCGTATTCCATATGATGAAGCCTATGTGAAAGCGATACATTTACCGAAAGAGATTAGCGATCTGCTTCTTGTTGAGGGATTACCCCAGTTTCAAGATAAGGGTAACGATCTGCTGGGTGTCCATTTTCGGCCCATGCCGGAACGAGGCTTGATTCAAGTACAGCATGAAGATGGCTTCATCACGCTTCTGCCGATTGGATATGAGTGGGAGGACACGGCAGCCCTGCTCGGTGTGGAGACAGGAACGGGCGCAGTTTACTCGGTAGACGCATCATCAGGTGAACACGGGCTGATCAACACCAGTCTGCTTCGGTTTCTTGAATTTCTCCAGCGTTACGCTCAATTCATTGAGAATTTCTCGGAAGTGCATGAGCCCAGTGTGATGACACTGGAAGAAGTTCAAGCCAAGCTGGCCGCTTTTCAGAGGGGAGAGCTCATACCTGGAAAGAAAAAGGTCCATGGTTCCGGCCGGAAAGAGGCCATAAGCGAACTCCGGGCATTCTTTGCCGAACAGGATCCGGGGAGTTTATCGAATGAAGAATCCTGGTGGAGCCTGGTGCTTGAGCAGCTTGAAGATGGCTTGTTGTAG